A region of the Emcibacteraceae bacterium genome:
ATGCCGACATTTTTTACAACATCAACATGGCCTTTATAATCAGCTTCAACACCAATCGGCAACTGGATCACAAGCGCATTTGAACCCAAACGCTCTTTAATCATTTTAACGCAACGATAAAAGTCAGCACCCATACGGTCCATTTTGTTAACAAAACACATACGGGGAACATCATATTTATCAGCCTGACGCCAAACTGTTTCAGATTGAGGCTCAACCCCAGCCACACTATCAAAAACCGCTACCGCACCATCAAGCACACGAAGTGAGCGCTCCACCTCAATCGTAAAGTCAACGTGGCCTGGTGTATCAATAATATTAATACGCTTTTCTTTCCAGAAACAGGTTGTCGCAGCAGAGGTAATTGTAATACCACGCTCCTGCTCCTGCTCCATCCAGTCCATTGTCGCAGCGCCATCATGCACTTCGCCAATTTTATGGCTCATGCCTGTATAAAAAAGAATACGCTCTGTTGTCGTTGTCTTACCGGCATCAATATGGGCCATAATACCGATATTGCGATAATCTTTGAGGGGAGTAGTACGTGCCATCTTCTTAAACCTTTACCAGTTCTACCAGCGATAATGCGAGAAGGCCTTATTAGCCTCTGCCATTTTGTGAGTGTCTTCGCGTTTTTTAACTGCAGCACAACGGTTGTTAACAGCGTCGAGGAATTCTCCTGCAAGACGTTCTGTCATTGTATTTTCATTGCGCTTGCGTGACATACTAATAAGCCAGCGAATGGCAAGTGCCTGTGCACGAGTTGAACGTACCTCTACAGGAACCTGATAAGTCGCTCCACCAACACGGCGCGAACGAACTTCAACGGCTGGACGGATATTCTCAAGAGCAGTATGGAACTGTTCAATAGGGTCCACACCTGTTTTTGACTTAACAATATCAAGCGCATCATAAACAATGCGCTCAGCAGTCGATTTTTTACCATCAACCATCAGATTATTAATAAATTTAGCCAATACAACATCACCAAATTTTGGTTCTGGTAATACTTTTCTTTTTTCGGCTGCGTGACGACGCGACATATCTTAATTCCTTTGATAAAGGCCCTTATTTAGGACGCTTAGCACCATATTTAGAGCGACCTTGACGACGGTCGGCGATTCCCTGTGTATCAAGCACACCACGAAGAACGTGATAACGAACACCAGGCAAGTCTTTCACACGACCACCACGAATAAGAACAACACTATGCTCCTGAAGATTATGCCCTTCCCCAGGAATATAACTTGTTACCTCGAAGCCATTCGTCAAACGCACACGGGCAACTTTACGAAGAGCTGAGTTTGGTTTCTTTGGTGTAGTGGTATAAACACGAGTACATACGCCACGTTTTTGCGGACAAGATTCAAGTGCCGGCACTTTATTGCGCTGTACTGGCTTCTTCCGTGGGTTACGTACCAACTGGTTGATCGTCGGCATTCTAATTCCTTAATCTTTTTTTCATTTCCATAGCACAAAAGACAGCCATGTTTTCTATAATAGAAAAAAGAGCGATTCTTTCGACCGCCCCGGCTACCTAAAATACTTAAGTTCAAATTTTCTTATTCTCTACAGTACAGCGTTTAGCTCGCATGTGAACTACCACCAGCACCTCTAAGAAGTGTGCGCATACTATGTTCGCTTAATTTGTCAGTCAAGAAAAATTTAACATAGTCTTACTTTTTATCAAAAAGGCTGCAGAATCTGTTGTTTCAGTTCCTGCAGCCTTTAAATTATTTGAATTTAATTGCTGATAATATGTCTAATTATATAATAAACAGCAATTTAACTCATATTTCCTCATCCTTGAGAAGCAGAACCTTATGAGTCGGCCACTTCACCAAGCTCACTTGCCAGCGGATCCGCATTTGCAAGTGCATCAGCTGTCTGCTGTTCCAGTTCACTCTGAGCATCACGTCTGTGAGCGATTCTGTTATAAGCCTTCATCACCGAACCCGTACCGGCAGGAATCAGGCGACCAACAATCACATTTTCCTTTAAGCCAATAAGCTTATCAGATTTACCGGAAACAGCGGCTTCGGTCAGAACCCTGGTTGTTTCCTGGAATGATGCCGCGGAAATAAATGAACGCGTTTGAAGCGATGCTTTGGTAATTCCAAGAAGGATAGCTTCTCCTTTCGCAGGCTCACGCCCTTCAGCAATAGCCTTTTCATTCACTTCATCGAACTCTTCACGCTCAACCTGCTCACCGATCAGGAATGTTGTTTCACCGGATTTGGTAATTTCAACCTTCTTGAGCATCTGACGAACAATGACTTCAATATGCTTGTCATTGATCCCGACGCCCTGAAGTCGATAAACATCCTGAACTTCATTCACCAGATATTCAGCCAATGCCTCAATACCGAGAGACTTCAGAATATCATGCGGAGCCGGGTTACCATCAATCAGATATTCACCACGACGAATGTAATCACCTTCCTGTACAGATATATGTTTACCTTTAGGAATGAGATATTCGACCATTTCGTCCTTATCATTACGTGGATTAATGCTGATACGGCGCTTATTTTTATAGTCACGACCAAATTCAACATAACCATCAATTTCAGCGATAATTGCATGATCTTTCGGACGACGGGCTTCAAACAATTCCGCCACACGCGGGAGACCACCGGTAATATCCTTGGTTTTTGACGCTTCACGTGGGATACGTGCAATCACATCACCCGCGTGAACCTCGG
Encoded here:
- the rpsL gene encoding 30S ribosomal protein S12; protein product: MPTINQLVRNPRKKPVQRNKVPALESCPQKRGVCTRVYTTTPKKPNSALRKVARVRLTNGFEVTSYIPGEGHNLQEHSVVLIRGGRVKDLPGVRYHVLRGVLDTQGIADRRQGRSKYGAKRPK
- the rpsG gene encoding 30S ribosomal protein S7; the protein is MSRRHAAEKRKVLPEPKFGDVVLAKFINNLMVDGKKSTAERIVYDALDIVKSKTGVDPIEQFHTALENIRPAVEVRSRRVGGATYQVPVEVRSTRAQALAIRWLISMSRKRNENTMTERLAGEFLDAVNNRCAAVKKREDTHKMAEANKAFSHYRW